From Spirosoma aerolatum, one genomic window encodes:
- a CDS encoding ExbD/TolR family protein, with protein MKLRRKNKFAAEVATSSLNDIMFFLLLFFLIISTVANPNVIKLMLPKASSSQQLSKKQVTLSVDDKKQYFIDKKPVDPANLENELKTIMAGIAEPTVVVRFDKSLTVQDLVDVLQTGAKLNIKMVMATSK; from the coding sequence ATGAAACTCCGTCGAAAAAATAAATTTGCTGCCGAAGTGGCGACATCGTCGCTGAACGACATCATGTTTTTCCTGCTGTTGTTCTTCCTCATCATTTCTACGGTGGCCAATCCCAACGTTATTAAACTTATGCTGCCCAAAGCGTCATCATCGCAGCAATTGAGCAAAAAGCAGGTGACGTTGTCGGTCGATGACAAGAAACAATACTTTATTGACAAGAAACCCGTCGATCCGGCAAATCTGGAAAATGAACTGAAAACGATTATGGCCGGTATTGCTGAACCAACCGTTGTCGTACGTTTTGACAAAAGTCTGACGGTTCAGGATTTGGTCGATGTACTACAAACGGGAGCCAAACTCAATATCAAAATGGTCATGGCGACCTCGAAATAG
- a CDS encoding FAD-dependent oxidoreductase: MIADYTEAPVCHVNDLIDGELKQVRVGDTDVLLARADGQFYALHPQCTHYHGPLVEGVLNGHRLICPWHNACFDVRDGHRLEAPALNGLPTHEVRIEQDQVFVRVTTNKESLENPMATPDEANTETCVIVGGGGAAAFAAEAMREGGFTGKIIMLTESDRIPYDRPNCSKEYLQDAAPDEWMPLRTEEFYRDYGIEIRTSQRVTALDPVEKRIELASGETLIYDKVLVCPGGQPNALPGLNPDLKGVYTLRSLHDSQHLRDLGKQGKRVVIVGSSFIGLEGAMSLRKLGSEVDVVGPEPVPFSKILGEKIGRVVQGWHEEAGIRFHLGRKVAHLEGDDTVQAVVLDNGERLPADVVLLGLGVKPRTDFLVGVPLETDGGISTDGNLNSLEGLYAAGDIVHYPTADGSQRIEHWRVACQQGHVAGLNMAGQQTPYLSAPFFWTDQQGHQLGYVGHTTAIDDILYNGDPEKDDSFLALYIQKNQIKAAVGLQRDRDIIAIRELMEAGRMPSVDEVRKGIDWVTTLKKA, encoded by the coding sequence ATGATAGCCGACTACACCGAAGCTCCTGTTTGTCATGTAAATGACCTCATTGATGGCGAGTTAAAACAAGTTCGCGTGGGCGATACTGATGTGCTGCTGGCCCGTGCCGACGGACAGTTTTATGCCCTACATCCCCAGTGTACACACTATCATGGGCCACTGGTTGAGGGCGTTCTGAATGGGCATCGACTGATTTGTCCGTGGCATAATGCCTGCTTCGATGTGCGGGATGGCCATCGGCTCGAAGCCCCTGCCCTGAATGGCTTGCCTACCCATGAGGTTCGTATCGAGCAGGATCAGGTGTTTGTACGCGTAACAACGAATAAAGAAAGCCTGGAAAATCCGATGGCTACACCCGATGAAGCCAATACAGAAACTTGTGTGATCGTTGGGGGAGGAGGGGCGGCTGCCTTTGCAGCCGAAGCCATGCGGGAAGGTGGTTTTACCGGCAAAATCATCATGCTAACCGAAAGCGATCGGATTCCCTACGATCGCCCGAACTGCTCAAAAGAATACTTGCAGGATGCGGCTCCTGATGAGTGGATGCCTCTTCGGACCGAAGAGTTTTACCGCGATTATGGAATCGAAATTCGCACTAGCCAGCGCGTTACAGCGCTGGACCCGGTTGAAAAGCGGATTGAGTTGGCTTCTGGCGAAACCCTCATCTACGACAAGGTACTCGTTTGTCCGGGGGGGCAACCCAATGCATTACCCGGTTTGAATCCTGATCTTAAAGGCGTTTATACGCTACGCAGCCTGCACGACAGCCAGCATTTGCGCGATTTAGGTAAACAGGGCAAGCGGGTGGTCATTGTTGGCAGTTCGTTTATTGGGCTTGAAGGGGCCATGAGCTTGCGAAAACTAGGCAGTGAAGTTGATGTAGTAGGGCCAGAACCTGTTCCATTCAGCAAAATTCTGGGTGAAAAGATTGGCCGGGTTGTTCAGGGCTGGCACGAAGAAGCCGGAATACGATTTCATCTGGGTCGCAAGGTGGCCCATCTGGAAGGAGACGATACGGTTCAGGCCGTTGTACTTGACAACGGTGAACGCTTGCCTGCTGATGTGGTTTTACTCGGATTAGGGGTCAAACCTCGAACCGATTTTTTAGTCGGTGTGCCGCTCGAAACGGATGGGGGAATCAGTACGGATGGAAATTTGAATAGCTTGGAAGGTCTGTATGCTGCTGGCGACATTGTTCACTACCCGACTGCCGACGGTTCGCAACGGATTGAACACTGGCGGGTGGCCTGTCAGCAGGGGCATGTAGCCGGGTTGAATATGGCCGGTCAACAAACGCCTTACCTGTCAGCCCCTTTTTTCTGGACCGATCAGCAGGGCCATCAACTAGGGTACGTTGGTCATACAACCGCTATTGACGACATACTTTACAATGGCGACCCCGAAAAGGATGATTCCTTTTTGGCATTATATATTCAGAAAAATCAGATCAAAGCCGCCGTCGGACTTCAGCGCGATCGGGACATTATTGCCATTCGCGAGTTGATGGAGGCTGGCCGGATGCCATCAGTCGATGAGGTTCGGAAAGGGATTGACTGGGTTACAACATTGAAAAAAGCCTGA
- the nuoK gene encoding NADH-quinone oxidoreductase subunit NuoK has product MQPTQDVLIPEVIQQIPLTYYLILSTALFVIGIIGVLTRRNAIIIFMSIELMLNAVNLLLIAFSSYRSDSAGQVFVFFIMAVAAAEVSVGLAIIVMIYRNTRSIDVGLLNKLKW; this is encoded by the coding sequence ATGCAACCCACGCAGGACGTCCTCATTCCGGAAGTCATTCAGCAAATACCGCTTACGTATTATCTGATTCTCAGTACTGCCCTCTTCGTGATCGGCATCATTGGTGTACTGACCCGGCGTAACGCGATCATTATCTTTATGTCCATTGAGTTGATGCTCAATGCGGTCAATCTGCTCCTTATTGCCTTTTCGTCCTATCGATCCGATTCGGCCGGGCAGGTATTTGTCTTTTTCATTATGGCTGTTGCGGCTGCCGAAGTATCGGTAGGGCTGGCTATTATTGTCATGATTTACCGCAACACCCGCTCTATCGACGTGGGCTTGCTTAATAAATTGAAATGGTAA
- a CDS encoding SprT family zinc-dependent metalloprotease produces MTDVFSTYVPSGAVEYCHQLWQSYQFGFRIVKPRRTRLGDFRVLPHNQTQITVNTNLNPYAFLITYVHEVAHADVHHQYCLQRRIRRVKPHGRAWQTAFQRLMHPLLTETIFPPIVLEPLKQYMSNPGATTYTNPHLMLALRQFDKPINEALPANRVLLRDVSEGNSFRLAQKTYVRGTLRRTRVVCKEIASGKSYAILAHAWVEVN; encoded by the coding sequence TTGACGGACGTATTTTCCACCTATGTGCCATCGGGAGCTGTCGAGTACTGCCACCAACTCTGGCAATCGTACCAATTCGGTTTTCGAATAGTAAAACCTCGTCGAACGCGGCTAGGCGATTTTCGGGTTCTACCCCACAATCAAACGCAAATCACGGTCAATACGAATCTAAATCCGTATGCGTTTCTGATTACGTATGTGCATGAAGTAGCTCATGCCGATGTCCATCATCAATATTGTTTGCAGCGAAGAATCAGACGGGTAAAACCACACGGACGAGCTTGGCAAACGGCTTTTCAGCGATTGATGCATCCTTTACTTACAGAAACCATCTTCCCCCCAATTGTATTGGAGCCGCTGAAGCAATACATGTCGAATCCAGGCGCTACGACCTATACGAATCCGCATCTTATGCTGGCCTTGCGTCAATTCGATAAACCGATAAACGAGGCTTTGCCCGCTAACCGGGTGTTGCTTCGGGATGTATCAGAAGGAAACTCATTTCGATTGGCACAAAAGACCTATGTCCGAGGTACGTTACGACGTACTCGTGTCGTTTGTAAAGAGATCGCATCCGGTAAATCCTACGCCATTCTGGCCCATGCATGGGTTGAAGTGAATTGA
- the nuoL gene encoding NADH-quinone oxidoreductase subunit L produces the protein MKIELLCALIPLFPLIGFLINGLGFRRVPTGLVGVIATAAVLASFFISVSLFLGFQAEAGPQIATLFDWISVGDLHINFSFQIDQLSLLMLLVVTGVGTLIHLYSIGYMHHDEGFGKFMAFLNLFIFFMLLLVMGSNYVIMFIGWEGVGLCSYLLIGFWNKNTNYNNAARKAFVMNRIGDLGFLLGIFLIINTFGTVEYLDIFKQATSLGIGDKTILAITLLLFVGAMGKSAQIPLYTWLPDAMAGPTPVSALIHAATMVTAGIYMVVRSNVLYTLSPLTLEIIGGIAVATALLAASIGLLQNDIKKVLAYSTVSQLGYMFLGLSATAYTAGMFHVITHAFFKALLFLGAGSVIHAMSDEQDIRKMGGLRKALPITFITFLLGTWAISGIPPLAGFFSKDEILAHVYEHSKLLWGLGVLGSGLTSFYMFRLLFLTFFGEFRGTEEQKHHLHESPFTMTLPLMILAVLSVVGGALNLPGGGWLSHFMEPLFEGSRQVNPEAFAEGAIDHGTEYMLMGISSAVAILSLIIAYVMYISRGAVPAPDSADRSLPEQVVYNKYYVDELYETIIVRPIRGLGDALYSFGEGLVDGIVNGVAWLVRQGSAQLRLLQNGSIGFYVLAMVVSIVLIFAFRFFIRF, from the coding sequence ATGAAAATAGAATTACTCTGTGCGTTAATTCCGCTCTTTCCGCTTATTGGCTTTCTAATTAATGGACTTGGCTTTCGCCGAGTGCCAACGGGCCTGGTCGGAGTCATTGCTACTGCCGCTGTACTGGCTTCTTTTTTTATTTCCGTTTCGTTGTTTCTTGGCTTTCAGGCCGAAGCTGGTCCACAAATCGCTACGCTCTTCGATTGGATTAGTGTGGGAGATCTGCATATCAATTTCTCGTTCCAGATTGATCAGTTGTCGTTGTTGATGCTGTTGGTAGTAACGGGCGTGGGTACGTTGATTCACCTGTACAGCATTGGTTACATGCACCACGATGAAGGGTTTGGCAAGTTCATGGCGTTCCTGAACCTGTTCATTTTCTTTATGCTGCTGCTGGTGATGGGCTCCAACTACGTCATCATGTTTATCGGTTGGGAAGGTGTAGGGTTGTGCTCCTATTTGCTCATCGGTTTCTGGAACAAGAACACCAATTACAACAATGCCGCCCGCAAAGCCTTCGTCATGAACCGCATTGGCGATCTGGGTTTTCTGCTCGGCATATTCTTAATCATTAATACCTTCGGTACGGTCGAATACCTGGATATTTTCAAACAGGCAACCAGCCTCGGGATAGGTGACAAAACTATTCTGGCAATTACGCTGCTTCTGTTTGTTGGAGCTATGGGTAAGTCGGCACAGATTCCGCTCTACACCTGGCTACCCGACGCTATGGCGGGCCCTACGCCCGTATCCGCCCTGATTCACGCAGCGACGATGGTGACGGCTGGTATCTATATGGTTGTTCGGTCGAATGTGCTGTATACGTTGTCTCCATTAACACTCGAAATTATTGGTGGTATTGCTGTGGCAACGGCACTGCTGGCGGCATCGATTGGCCTGTTGCAGAACGATATTAAGAAAGTGTTGGCCTATTCAACGGTCTCGCAATTGGGCTATATGTTCCTAGGGCTGAGTGCAACGGCGTATACGGCGGGGATGTTCCATGTGATTACCCACGCTTTCTTTAAAGCCCTGTTGTTCCTCGGTGCGGGTAGCGTTATTCACGCTATGTCGGATGAACAGGACATTCGGAAAATGGGGGGGCTGCGGAAAGCATTACCCATTACGTTTATTACCTTTTTGCTGGGTACCTGGGCTATTTCGGGTATACCACCACTGGCGGGTTTCTTCTCGAAAGATGAAATTCTGGCCCATGTGTACGAGCATAGTAAACTACTGTGGGGATTAGGCGTTCTGGGCTCTGGTCTTACGTCGTTTTACATGTTCCGGCTACTGTTCCTGACATTCTTTGGTGAATTCCGGGGCACGGAAGAGCAAAAGCATCACCTGCACGAATCCCCATTTACCATGACCCTACCGCTGATGATTCTAGCTGTTTTGTCAGTTGTTGGTGGAGCGCTCAACTTACCTGGTGGCGGTTGGCTGAGTCATTTCATGGAGCCGCTGTTCGAAGGGTCTCGTCAGGTCAATCCCGAAGCGTTTGCCGAAGGAGCCATCGACCACGGCACCGAATATATGCTGATGGGCATTTCGTCGGCTGTCGCTATCCTGTCGCTCATTATCGCTTATGTCATGTACATTAGCCGAGGAGCGGTTCCGGCACCTGATTCGGCCGATCGTTCTCTGCCTGAGCAGGTTGTGTATAATAAATATTATGTCGACGAGCTATACGAAACAATCATCGTACGACCTATTCGTGGGCTTGGCGATGCTTTATATAGTTTTGGTGAAGGGTTGGTCGATGGCATCGTGAATGGCGTGGCCTGGCTGGTCCGGCAGGGGTCTGCTCAATTGCGGTTATTGCAGAATGGCTCCATCGGATTCTATGTGTTGGCTATGGTCGTCAGCATTGTGCTCATCTTCGCCTTTCGGTTTTTCATTCGGTTTTAA
- a CDS encoding MotA/TolQ/ExbB proton channel family protein has product MLLLQVPAVDTTAASLSATAATQTQSLQLFDLVAKGGWVMIPIALLFFAALYLIFERYFVIRSQSKTDANFIDNIRDMVAQGNIRSAESFAKNQRTAMGRVFEKAIGRIGSPIREIESTIETVGQIELSRLERNMGYLGIIAGIAPMMGFIGTISGIIRIFYDISLSDNISVGIIAGGLYEKMITSGAGLIVGVIAYTGYHLLNMMIERFTLALEINAFEFIEVLQKPTNEPARVR; this is encoded by the coding sequence ATGCTTTTGCTTCAGGTTCCGGCTGTCGACACTACAGCCGCTTCGCTGTCTGCCACAGCGGCTACCCAAACCCAATCGCTCCAGTTATTTGACCTGGTAGCCAAAGGGGGTTGGGTTATGATTCCCATCGCACTATTATTTTTTGCTGCGCTTTACCTGATTTTTGAGCGCTACTTCGTTATTCGATCCCAATCGAAAACCGACGCCAACTTTATCGACAACATCCGCGATATGGTGGCGCAGGGTAACATTCGGTCGGCCGAATCATTTGCCAAAAATCAGCGCACAGCTATGGGCCGGGTGTTCGAAAAGGCAATCGGTCGGATTGGTTCGCCTATCCGGGAAATCGAAAGCACCATCGAAACCGTTGGTCAGATCGAATTGTCGCGACTGGAGCGGAATATGGGCTATCTCGGAATTATTGCCGGTATTGCGCCGATGATGGGTTTTATCGGTACGATTTCGGGGATTATCCGCATTTTTTACGACATCTCGCTGTCCGATAATATTAGTGTCGGGATTATTGCGGGTGGTCTGTATGAGAAAATGATCACTTCAGGCGCCGGTCTGATTGTCGGGGTTATTGCCTACACAGGCTATCACCTGCTCAATATGATGATCGAACGGTTTACCCTCGCGCTCGAAATCAATGCGTTTGAATTTATCGAGGTGCTTCAGAAACCGACCAACGAACCTGCGCGTGTACGGTAA
- a CDS encoding GtrA family protein: MSGQLVNVSSIEQPKPKEYKDFFSFFLTALLGASINFISRIFYRQFFDFDVSVFCGYLTATVLTFIPTKKYAFSAGKTGNTGREAIKFLAIALLALFVQVYVSKYVLDWIATPLLPDPGQKIWRETGSHVVGMGMSFLANYFGHKLLTFRSTGMYDKIRSRSSKEKEEQL, translated from the coding sequence TTGTCCGGTCAACTTGTGAACGTGAGCAGCATCGAACAGCCAAAACCTAAAGAATATAAGGACTTTTTCTCGTTCTTTCTGACGGCTTTGCTGGGTGCGTCAATTAATTTCATCAGTCGGATTTTCTATCGGCAATTCTTTGATTTTGACGTAAGTGTTTTCTGCGGGTATCTGACGGCTACAGTATTGACCTTTATTCCGACGAAGAAATATGCATTTTCGGCAGGGAAAACAGGTAACACAGGACGGGAAGCAATCAAGTTTTTAGCCATTGCCTTATTGGCGCTTTTCGTACAAGTATATGTCTCTAAATATGTGTTGGATTGGATTGCTACCCCTCTATTGCCAGACCCGGGCCAAAAAATATGGCGTGAAACGGGGTCGCATGTAGTAGGTATGGGTATGAGCTTCCTGGCTAATTATTTTGGGCATAAGCTCCTGACGTTCCGCAGTACGGGTATGTACGACAAGATTCGGTCGCGATCATCGAAGGAAAAAGAAGAACAGCTTTAA
- a CDS encoding 3'-5' exonuclease produces MTHQLILKKPLAFFDLETTGINIAKDRIIDICIMKAMPGGEVVSKTQRVHPGMPIPLESSMIHGIYDDDVKDAPPFKTVARTLAQFLEGCDLAGFNSNRFDVPLLVEEFLRANVDFDVKNRRLVDAQRIFHLMEPRNLSAAYKFYCDKELVGAHGAEADTLASLEVLNAQVQRYHGMVARTDGGRDVVFDNDIDMLHSLTANTNVDLAGRMVLNEKGEEVFNFGKHKGLPVIEVLKKEPSFYDWMLKGEFPLDTKRRLTEIRLRMFSHVNGKR; encoded by the coding sequence ATGACGCATCAACTTATACTCAAAAAGCCCCTCGCCTTTTTCGATCTCGAAACCACTGGCATAAACATTGCCAAGGATCGCATTATTGACATCTGTATCATGAAAGCGATGCCAGGTGGTGAGGTGGTCAGTAAAACCCAACGGGTTCATCCGGGCATGCCCATTCCGCTTGAGTCAAGTATGATTCACGGGATTTACGACGACGATGTGAAAGATGCTCCCCCTTTTAAAACCGTTGCCCGAACACTGGCTCAGTTTCTGGAAGGGTGTGATCTGGCTGGTTTCAATAGCAATCGCTTTGATGTGCCGTTGTTGGTCGAAGAATTTTTGCGGGCAAATGTCGACTTCGATGTAAAAAATCGTCGACTGGTTGATGCACAGCGTATTTTTCACTTGATGGAGCCGCGGAATCTATCGGCTGCGTACAAGTTCTATTGTGATAAAGAACTGGTTGGCGCACATGGAGCCGAAGCCGATACGCTGGCGAGTCTGGAAGTCTTAAATGCACAAGTGCAGCGCTATCATGGGATGGTTGCCCGGACCGATGGTGGACGGGACGTTGTGTTCGACAATGATATAGATATGCTCCACAGCCTGACAGCCAATACCAATGTTGATCTGGCCGGTCGGATGGTTCTCAATGAGAAAGGCGAGGAAGTTTTCAACTTTGGCAAGCACAAAGGATTGCCGGTTATAGAGGTTTTGAAAAAAGAACCCTCGTTCTACGATTGGATGCTGAAGGGGGAGTTTCCACTGGATACCAAACGTCGATTGACTGAAATTAGACTTCGAATGTTCAGCCATGTAAATGGCAAAAGGTGA
- a CDS encoding NADH-quinone oxidoreductase subunit N codes for MLPIVLLSVFGIGLLFLGFMKSRAILLPATLLFLVVALAVNFIDWNKSYLYFNDMLRTNNLAMVFTAIILLSAFMVVALSSNFLNDESAQPAEYYAIILFSLVGAIMMVGFENLIMLFVGVEILSISMYVLTGSDKRNLRSNEAAMKYFLMGSFATGIMLFGMALLYGATGSFTIAGIASYAAHPQVGLSLLLYVGLLMLLIGLLFKVSAAPFHFWTPDVYDGAPTIFTAFMSTVVKTAGFAALFRLLSFSFGGVYTFWWTILAIITAITLVAGNITAVYQNSFKRMMAYSSISHAGYLLIGLASLGTNTKQAIVFYSLAYSVATIAAFGVLLLVAQQRSTQTITSEGVATENFDSFNGLARQNPLLGLAMTVSMLSLAGIPLTAGFWGKFYMFSTAVERGQIWLLVVAVLMSAVGIYYYFRVIIAMYFRDGGNDPIQVAPFYRYVLVAATILTLGLGIAPGLLEGLF; via the coding sequence ATGCTTCCCATCGTTTTGTTATCGGTTTTTGGTATTGGGTTGTTGTTTCTAGGCTTTATGAAGTCGAGAGCCATACTACTGCCCGCCACCTTATTGTTTCTGGTTGTTGCACTGGCCGTTAATTTCATAGACTGGAATAAGTCCTATCTGTATTTTAACGACATGCTGCGCACCAATAACCTGGCGATGGTTTTTACGGCCATCATACTTCTATCGGCCTTTATGGTCGTAGCGTTGTCGAGCAATTTTCTGAACGACGAATCGGCACAACCCGCTGAATATTATGCTATTATTTTATTTTCGTTGGTAGGTGCCATTATGATGGTAGGATTTGAGAACCTGATCATGCTTTTCGTTGGGGTCGAAATCCTGTCCATATCCATGTACGTTCTGACTGGGAGTGATAAACGGAACCTGCGTTCGAACGAAGCGGCCATGAAGTATTTTCTGATGGGGTCCTTTGCAACCGGTATTATGTTGTTCGGAATGGCATTGCTGTATGGTGCTACTGGTTCGTTTACCATCGCAGGCATTGCGTCGTATGCGGCTCATCCACAGGTAGGCCTTTCATTATTGCTATATGTTGGCCTGTTGATGCTCCTGATTGGGCTGTTATTCAAAGTATCGGCGGCACCCTTTCATTTCTGGACTCCCGATGTTTACGATGGTGCTCCTACCATTTTCACCGCTTTCATGTCGACGGTAGTAAAAACAGCGGGTTTTGCTGCCCTGTTTCGGCTATTATCATTTTCATTTGGCGGAGTTTATACCTTCTGGTGGACGATTCTAGCCATTATCACGGCCATTACGCTGGTTGCTGGCAACATCACCGCTGTTTATCAGAATAGCTTTAAACGGATGATGGCTTACTCCAGCATCTCACATGCGGGTTATCTACTGATAGGGCTGGCCTCATTAGGGACGAATACAAAACAGGCTATTGTCTTTTATTCGCTGGCTTATTCCGTTGCCACCATTGCTGCGTTTGGCGTATTGCTTCTGGTTGCCCAGCAAAGAAGTACACAGACGATTACCAGCGAAGGGGTGGCTACTGAAAATTTTGATTCGTTCAATGGGTTAGCACGCCAAAACCCGCTGTTAGGACTAGCCATGACCGTTTCAATGCTTTCGCTGGCCGGAATCCCATTGACTGCTGGCTTCTGGGGGAAATTCTATATGTTTTCAACAGCTGTAGAGCGAGGACAAATCTGGCTATTGGTTGTAGCTGTATTGATGTCGGCGGTTGGTATTTACTATTATTTCCGGGTAATCATTGCGATGTATTTCCGGGATGGAGGAAATGATCCTATCCAGGTCGCTCCTTTTTATCGATATGTACTGGTAGCCGCTACTATTTTGACATTAGGACTGGGTATTGCTCCGGGTTTGCTGGAAGGCCTATTTTAA
- a CDS encoding complex I subunit 4 family protein, with the protein MLTLFLIFYPVVAATLILIIGGERIKQVALVAALIELAIAGTALVSFKPDATSQFGFDYAWIGSLGIRFSGGIDGISILLVLLTGLLVPFIILSTFNRSYKQPATFYALMLYMQAALMGVFTARDGFLFYLFFEAALIPIYFLAAMWGGENRIPVTFKFFVYTIFGSLFMLVALVYLYYQTPATLTAPHSAAIADFYKLKLTPEAQNWLFWAFFIAFAIKMPVFPFHTWQPDTYVESPTPATMLLAGIMLKMGVYGLIRFILPIVPLGVEAWGKTAIILSVIGIVYGSIIAIRQRDMKRLIAYSSFSHVGLMAAGVFSQTETGMQGALVQMLSHGINVVGMFFVADVIFSRTNTRQLDQLGGITQSTPKLTVFFMIMLLGSVALPLTNGFVGEFLLLHGVFTYNHYLGLAAGFTIIFGAVYMLRLFQKSMFGPTTSRTDTFADLTSSESWVFIPLVVMVFWIGVYPNTFLKLTEPAVANLMKYIGTTAVSMK; encoded by the coding sequence ATGCTTACATTATTCCTGATTTTTTACCCCGTTGTAGCGGCTACGCTGATTCTGATAATCGGGGGAGAGCGGATAAAACAGGTCGCCCTGGTCGCTGCATTGATTGAGTTAGCCATTGCCGGGACGGCTTTAGTTAGCTTCAAGCCCGATGCAACCTCGCAATTTGGTTTCGACTATGCCTGGATTGGCTCGTTGGGCATTCGTTTCAGTGGGGGGATCGACGGTATCAGTATCTTGCTGGTATTGCTGACCGGCTTACTTGTTCCATTCATTATCCTTTCTACCTTCAATCGATCCTATAAGCAACCTGCTACTTTTTATGCGCTGATGCTGTACATGCAGGCAGCGCTGATGGGGGTATTTACGGCCCGTGACGGATTTTTGTTCTACCTGTTCTTTGAAGCCGCACTGATTCCCATCTATTTCCTCGCAGCTATGTGGGGCGGAGAAAATCGGATTCCGGTTACCTTCAAGTTTTTTGTTTATACCATTTTCGGAAGCCTGTTCATGCTGGTCGCACTGGTTTATCTCTATTACCAGACGCCCGCTACTTTGACGGCTCCTCATTCGGCGGCTATCGCTGATTTTTACAAGCTAAAGCTGACTCCCGAGGCTCAAAACTGGCTGTTCTGGGCGTTTTTTATTGCCTTTGCCATTAAGATGCCGGTGTTCCCATTCCACACATGGCAACCCGACACATACGTAGAATCGCCCACACCCGCTACCATGCTGCTGGCTGGTATTATGCTAAAAATGGGCGTTTATGGCCTTATTCGGTTTATTCTACCGATTGTTCCATTGGGGGTTGAAGCGTGGGGCAAAACGGCTATCATTCTCTCGGTGATTGGTATCGTTTATGGGTCAATCATTGCCATTCGCCAGCGCGATATGAAGCGGTTGATTGCTTACTCGTCTTTTTCGCACGTTGGCCTGATGGCGGCTGGTGTATTCTCGCAAACCGAAACAGGTATGCAGGGGGCATTGGTACAAATGCTTTCTCACGGAATCAATGTAGTCGGTATGTTCTTCGTGGCCGATGTAATTTTCTCGCGTACCAATACCCGCCAGCTCGATCAGCTCGGTGGTATTACGCAGTCGACCCCTAAGCTGACTGTCTTTTTCATGATTATGCTGCTAGGCAGCGTAGCGCTTCCGCTGACCAACGGTTTTGTTGGCGAGTTCCTGCTGCTGCATGGCGTCTTTACGTATAACCATTATCTGGGTCTGGCGGCTGGCTTTACCATCATTTTTGGTGCGGTATACATGCTGCGCTTATTCCAGAAAAGTATGTTTGGCCCTACCACATCACGCACCGACACCTTTGCCGATCTGACCAGTTCCGAAAGTTGGGTATTTATTCCGCTGGTTGTTATGGTATTCTGGATTGGGGTTTATCCCAACACATTTTTGAAATTAACCGAACCTGCCGTTGCTAATCTGATGAAATACATTGGTACGACAGCGGTATCTATGAAATAA